In Candidatus Saccharibacteria bacterium oral taxon 488, one DNA window encodes the following:
- the radA gene encoding DNA repair protein RadA encodes MARAKSQFICQQCGTSYQKWVGKCENCGEWNSLVEQLPVDMGASAVARSSGKGKALTTLRLSETAAETKQARLATGIADLDAVLGGGFLPGGVVLVAGQPGIGKSTLLAQVAAFIARQNQVLYISGEESISQVKLRAERLGAVDSESLQLASSNSAEDIAASIQTSQYNLVIVDSIQTLSLAEIASAPGSVSQITNSSNVIIRAAKAANTAVILVGHVTKEGSIAGPKVLEHLVDVVLNFEGDRYGGFRVVRAQKNRYGSTNEAAIFEMHEDGLRIVANPSASLLAERQNLDGSIVLATMEGARPLLVEIQALVNPTNFGYPKRAASGFDLNRLNLLVAVLEKRTKLNLSDKDIYINVVGGLKLSDPAADLAVAMAIASASAGRKLSDEAVVFGEVGLGGEVRSAQGWHARLKEAKKLGFTYAIAPKTHKDAFVRGVGDLRQALIDYLQ; translated from the coding sequence ATGGCCCGAGCAAAATCACAATTCATTTGCCAGCAGTGCGGCACCAGCTATCAGAAGTGGGTCGGCAAGTGCGAAAATTGCGGCGAGTGGAATTCGCTGGTTGAGCAATTACCGGTTGATATGGGCGCGTCGGCGGTAGCGCGTAGCAGCGGCAAGGGCAAGGCGCTCACCACGCTTAGGCTCAGCGAAACGGCCGCTGAAACTAAACAGGCGCGGCTGGCAACCGGCATCGCCGATCTTGACGCGGTGCTCGGTGGCGGCTTTTTGCCAGGTGGTGTGGTGCTAGTGGCGGGGCAGCCGGGAATTGGAAAAAGTACCCTGCTAGCACAAGTCGCGGCGTTTATTGCCCGACAAAACCAGGTGCTCTATATAAGCGGCGAGGAGTCGATATCGCAGGTCAAATTGCGGGCTGAGCGGTTGGGCGCGGTTGATTCAGAGAGTCTGCAGCTGGCGTCCAGCAACAGTGCTGAGGACATCGCCGCCTCCATCCAGACTAGCCAGTACAATCTGGTGATCGTCGATTCCATCCAGACCTTGTCGCTCGCAGAAATTGCCTCAGCGCCAGGTTCGGTCAGCCAAATCACCAACTCATCCAATGTCATCATTCGCGCCGCCAAGGCCGCCAACACTGCGGTGATTTTGGTCGGCCACGTCACTAAAGAAGGCTCGATTGCCGGGCCGAAAGTCCTGGAACATTTGGTCGATGTGGTGCTGAATTTTGAGGGCGATCGCTACGGTGGCTTCCGGGTGGTGCGGGCGCAGAAAAATCGCTATGGCTCGACCAATGAGGCGGCAATTTTTGAAATGCATGAGGATGGCTTACGGATTGTGGCTAATCCATCGGCTAGTTTGTTGGCGGAGCGGCAGAATCTCGACGGCTCAATCGTCCTGGCCACTATGGAGGGGGCGCGGCCGCTGCTGGTGGAAATTCAGGCGCTGGTCAACCCAACGAATTTTGGCTACCCTAAGCGCGCAGCCAGCGGTTTTGACCTCAACCGCTTGAATCTATTGGTGGCGGTGCTGGAAAAGCGTACCAAGCTCAATCTCTCTGATAAAGATATTTACATCAATGTGGTTGGCGGCTTGAAACTGAGCGACCCAGCGGCGGACTTGGCAGTCGCCATGGCTATCGCTTCAGCCTCAGCTGGCCGCAAGCTCAGCGATGAAGCCGTGGTGTTTGGCGAAGTCGGTTTGGGTGGTGAAGTGCGCTCGGCTCAAGGCTGGCACGCCCGCCTCAAAGAGGCCAAGAAGCTCGGCTTTACCTACGCCATTGCGCCAAAAACCCACAAGGACGCATTTGTGCGCGGCGTCGGCGACCTACGTCAGGCGCTGATTGATTATTTACAATAA
- a CDS encoding AAA domain-containing protein produces the protein MRRWQNKLLPDNRQKRKEGDMPEDFSELESRLTDTARASLERAGLLAHNSGSPYVGTEHVLLGVLAQNSSLGAKILAENGVTLDRAELALGLTAQSFVVVVVHKGMNAEVLETIRTAWQLATEFGQERIGTEHIVYSMLLQHKARATKLLSDMNVDLEELRGTLEDVFDRQQLEAMQDESKESVAPHARRSADLKILDRYGVDITERARSGLLDPVVGREVETERLITVLGRRSKNNPALIGEPGVGKTAVVEGLARRIAAGTVPEFLVGKRLIQLDLTAMVAGTKFRGQFEERLQKVVAAARNHQEIMLFIDELHLLVGAGSAEGSMDAANVLKPALARGEVRVIGATTFDEYRKHIEKDAALSRRFQAVTVAEPDEQAAVAMVRALAGRLATHHRLRISDEMIELSVALSQRYVTERHLPDKAIDVLDEAAALVSTRRPAKLTKQQQLARRIKQLAGKLDAVVEAEQYQRAAELKVRIKQLEQQAEQLPADDPALPELTEDDVRRAVAAMAGVPAEKVTVNERKDLVALEQRLGRSVLGQEKAVATLARTIRRARAGLSRRSGPLGSFIFLGPTGVGKTELARVLAREVFGGDNSLIKIDMSEFSERHTASQLIGAPAGYVGYDEGGKLTDKVRRQPYSVVLFDEIEKAHPDVLNLLLQILEDGKLSDSHGRTVSFRQTIVILTSNVGAEAMVRDGELGFSPHGDDGSRADDVNERNARAARRELEELLRPELIGRFDAVVHFKSLTRPVVGKIFDNLVSELKEAVRAQQMTLVITPSAKRCIIDNGFDEQRGARVLRQTIQTMLADPLSDALLSRQAHPGAVLVATAKNREVVINVQAA, from the coding sequence TTGAGGAGGTGGCAGAATAAGCTACTTCCTGACAATCGCCAAAAACGAAAGGAGGGCGATATGCCGGAAGATTTTTCTGAGTTAGAATCTCGACTCACTGATACCGCCAGGGCCAGTTTAGAACGCGCTGGTCTGCTGGCGCACAATAGCGGCAGTCCATATGTCGGCACCGAGCATGTACTGCTCGGCGTGCTGGCACAGAATTCGTCGCTGGGCGCGAAGATTTTGGCGGAGAATGGCGTGACCTTGGATCGGGCGGAGCTAGCGCTGGGCTTAACCGCGCAGTCGTTCGTGGTGGTGGTTGTTCACAAAGGTATGAACGCCGAGGTGCTGGAGACGATACGGACGGCTTGGCAGCTAGCAACGGAGTTTGGGCAGGAGCGCATCGGTACTGAGCACATTGTTTATAGCATGCTGTTGCAGCACAAGGCTCGGGCGACGAAATTGCTCAGTGATATGAATGTGGATCTGGAGGAGCTGCGCGGTACACTAGAGGACGTATTTGATCGGCAGCAGCTGGAGGCGATGCAGGATGAGTCTAAAGAAAGCGTAGCACCGCACGCTCGTCGGTCGGCTGATCTCAAGATCCTTGATCGCTACGGCGTCGACATAACGGAGCGCGCGCGGAGCGGACTGCTCGATCCAGTGGTCGGTCGGGAAGTCGAGACGGAGCGGCTGATCACGGTACTCGGGCGGCGCAGCAAGAATAATCCAGCGCTGATCGGCGAGCCGGGCGTCGGTAAAACGGCGGTCGTCGAGGGTTTGGCGCGGCGTATCGCAGCGGGGACGGTGCCAGAGTTTTTAGTCGGCAAGCGGCTGATTCAGCTTGACCTGACGGCCATGGTCGCCGGTACGAAGTTTCGTGGTCAGTTTGAGGAGCGCTTACAAAAAGTGGTGGCGGCAGCGCGTAATCATCAGGAGATTATGTTGTTCATTGATGAGCTGCATTTATTGGTCGGGGCTGGCTCGGCCGAGGGGTCGATGGATGCGGCGAACGTCCTAAAGCCAGCGTTGGCGCGTGGTGAAGTGCGGGTGATCGGTGCAACAACATTTGACGAGTACCGCAAGCACATCGAAAAAGATGCGGCCCTCAGTCGGCGGTTTCAGGCGGTGACGGTGGCGGAGCCGGATGAGCAGGCGGCAGTAGCCATGGTGCGGGCGCTAGCGGGCCGGTTGGCGACGCATCATCGACTGCGGATTTCTGATGAGATGATTGAGCTGAGTGTGGCCCTCAGCCAGCGCTACGTGACGGAGCGTCATTTGCCGGACAAGGCGATTGACGTACTTGATGAGGCGGCGGCGCTGGTTAGTACGCGGCGGCCAGCTAAACTGACCAAGCAACAACAATTAGCACGGCGGATCAAACAACTAGCAGGCAAGCTCGATGCGGTGGTCGAGGCTGAGCAATATCAACGCGCGGCCGAGCTAAAGGTTCGCATCAAGCAGCTGGAGCAGCAGGCCGAGCAGCTACCGGCTGACGATCCAGCATTGCCGGAGCTAACCGAGGATGATGTGCGGCGAGCGGTGGCGGCGATGGCTGGCGTGCCAGCGGAAAAAGTGACGGTGAATGAGCGCAAAGATCTGGTGGCGCTGGAGCAGCGACTGGGTCGGTCGGTGCTCGGTCAAGAGAAGGCTGTGGCGACACTGGCGCGAACCATTCGCCGGGCGCGAGCTGGGCTGAGTCGGCGGTCGGGACCGCTTGGGTCGTTCATTTTCCTCGGGCCGACTGGCGTGGGCAAGACCGAGCTGGCTCGCGTATTGGCACGGGAAGTGTTTGGCGGCGACAATAGCTTGATCAAGATCGACATGAGTGAGTTCTCGGAGCGGCATACGGCCAGTCAGTTGATTGGCGCGCCAGCTGGTTATGTTGGCTATGATGAGGGCGGCAAATTAACCGACAAGGTTCGCCGGCAGCCGTACAGCGTGGTACTGTTTGATGAGATTGAAAAGGCGCATCCGGATGTACTAAACTTGCTGCTGCAAATTTTGGAAGACGGCAAGCTAAGCGATTCGCATGGGCGGACGGTCAGTTTTCGCCAGACAATCGTGATTTTAACAAGCAATGTCGGCGCCGAGGCGATGGTGCGCGACGGTGAGCTGGGCTTTAGCCCGCACGGCGATGATGGTTCGCGGGCGGACGATGTGAATGAGCGCAATGCTCGGGCGGCGCGGCGCGAGCTGGAGGAGCTACTGCGGCCGGAGTTAATCGGGCGATTTGATGCAGTGGTGCATTTCAAGAGCTTGACTCGGCCGGTGGTGGGCAAGATTTTCGATAATCTCGTCAGCGAGCTTAAAGAAGCAGTACGAGCGCAGCAGATGACGCTGGTCATCACGCCGAGCGCTAAGCGTTGTATCATAGACAACGGATTTGATGAGCAGCGCGGCGCGCGGGTGCTTCGGCAGACGATTCAGACGATGTTGGCTGATCCGCTCAGTGATGCCTTATTGTCTCGTCAGGCGCATCCCGGCGCGGTCTTGGTAGCAACTGCGAAAAATCGTGAGGTGGTGATCAATGTTCAGGCTGCGTAA
- the nusA gene encoding transcription termination/antitermination protein NusA: MEDLNIKQLTLAVRTIAEEKNLPEETVLEVIEQAIAAAWRRDNGTREQLVRASLNINSGTAVVSVVKTVVEEVENDVNQISLDEAKTVDPAAELGSEVTVETHNVTTFGRVAAQTAKQVILQRLREAEREVVLAEFEDKIGTVVTGTIQRVEPRVVRIELGKAVGIMPQSEQIPGEYYGVGRRVKVYIKDIEREGRGPQLILSRGNEEFVRFLFSQEVPEMETGAVEIKAIAREAGRRTKLAVASALPGVDPVGTFVGGHGTRVQAVMNEIGEQEKIDIIPFEEDTAGFIANAMSPAEVLSVTVNEDEKRATVYVSEDQQSVAIGRAGQNVRLASRLTGYELDIEAKATAKPETKPRKNIEDSLMSVVEEVAE, from the coding sequence ATGGAAGATTTGAATATCAAGCAATTGACGTTGGCGGTGCGGACGATTGCCGAGGAAAAGAACCTGCCAGAAGAAACAGTTCTAGAGGTAATCGAGCAGGCTATCGCCGCAGCGTGGCGGCGTGACAACGGCACGCGCGAGCAGTTGGTGCGCGCTAGCCTAAACATCAACAGCGGCACGGCCGTGGTGTCGGTTGTCAAAACCGTGGTTGAAGAAGTCGAAAATGATGTCAACCAAATAAGCCTGGACGAGGCCAAAACCGTTGACCCGGCGGCCGAACTGGGCAGCGAAGTGACAGTCGAGACCCACAATGTGACGACGTTTGGCCGGGTGGCAGCCCAGACCGCCAAGCAAGTGATTTTGCAGCGGCTGCGCGAGGCGGAGCGTGAAGTAGTGCTGGCAGAATTTGAGGATAAAATCGGTACGGTGGTGACTGGTACGATTCAGCGGGTTGAGCCACGCGTGGTGCGAATTGAGCTGGGCAAGGCGGTCGGTATCATGCCGCAGTCTGAGCAAATTCCTGGCGAATACTACGGTGTTGGTCGTCGCGTCAAAGTGTATATCAAGGACATCGAGCGCGAGGGTCGCGGCCCGCAGTTGATCTTGAGCCGCGGCAATGAAGAATTTGTACGCTTCTTGTTCAGTCAGGAGGTGCCAGAGATGGAAACGGGCGCCGTGGAAATCAAAGCGATTGCTCGCGAGGCGGGTCGCCGCACCAAGCTGGCGGTGGCATCAGCACTGCCAGGTGTTGACCCAGTCGGTACGTTTGTCGGTGGTCACGGGACGCGTGTTCAGGCGGTGATGAACGAAATTGGCGAGCAGGAAAAAATTGACATTATTCCGTTCGAGGAGGATACAGCTGGTTTTATCGCGAATGCCATGAGCCCAGCAGAGGTGCTGAGCGTGACGGTTAATGAAGATGAAAAGCGGGCAACGGTTTATGTCAGCGAGGATCAGCAATCAGTGGCCATCGGCCGGGCTGGGCAGAATGTTCGCTTGGCAAGTCGGCTGACTGGCTATGAACTGGACATCGAGGCAAAGGCGACTGCTAAGCCTGAAACAAAACCTCGCAAAAATATTGAGGATAGTTTGATGAGCGTAGTTGAGGAGGTGGCAGAATAA
- the gap gene encoding type I glyceraldehyde-3-phosphate dehydrogenase produces the protein MAITKIAINGFGRIGRSAFKIARERSDLEIVAINDLTDTKTLAYLLKHDSNYGEYGRQVDVTEDELIVDGKPVKVLAEKDPTNLPWGEMNVDVVIESTGLFTDKDGASKHLTAGAKRVVISGPTKSDGVDTIVLGTNDSKIKGATPIISNASCTTNSLGAVMAVLDAEFGVEKSMLTTVHSYTASQRLQDAPAKDLREGRNAAENMVPTTTGAAIAVTKTLPQLTGKFDGLSVRVPTPVVSLSDVTALLRRDVTVEQVNEAFKKAAADSFYQGILGVSEEPLVSRDFIGNSHSGIVDLPLTKVVGGNMVKIMVWYDNEWGYSNRLVELVADVGHYLQQPAMS, from the coding sequence ATGGCGATAACGAAAATAGCGATTAATGGTTTCGGGCGGATCGGGCGCAGTGCCTTTAAGATTGCCCGGGAGCGCAGCGATTTGGAAATTGTGGCGATTAATGATTTGACGGATACTAAGACGCTAGCGTACCTACTCAAGCATGACAGTAATTATGGTGAGTACGGTCGGCAGGTTGATGTTACAGAGGATGAACTCATCGTCGACGGAAAACCTGTCAAAGTGCTGGCGGAAAAAGATCCAACGAACTTGCCATGGGGCGAGATGAATGTTGACGTGGTGATCGAATCGACCGGATTGTTTACTGATAAAGATGGCGCGAGCAAACACTTGACTGCCGGCGCTAAACGTGTGGTCATCAGCGGGCCGACCAAATCCGACGGCGTTGATACCATTGTGCTCGGCACGAATGACAGCAAGATCAAGGGCGCGACGCCGATCATCTCTAATGCCAGCTGTACGACTAATAGCTTGGGTGCGGTGATGGCTGTCCTAGACGCAGAATTTGGCGTGGAAAAGTCAATGCTGACGACGGTGCATAGCTACACCGCCAGCCAGCGCCTGCAGGATGCGCCGGCCAAGGACCTTCGTGAGGGTCGCAACGCGGCTGAGAACATGGTGCCGACAACGACGGGTGCGGCCATCGCCGTGACCAAAACCCTGCCGCAGCTAACCGGCAAGTTCGACGGCCTCAGTGTGCGCGTGCCAACGCCAGTGGTATCGCTCAGTGACGTGACGGCCTTGCTGCGACGCGACGTGACGGTCGAGCAGGTAAATGAAGCGTTCAAGAAAGCTGCCGCTGATAGTTTCTATCAAGGGATCTTGGGCGTCAGTGAAGAGCCGCTGGTCAGTCGCGACTTTATCGGTAATTCACATTCTGGCATCGTTGATCTGCCGCTGACCAAGGTCGTTGGTGGCAACATGGTGAAAATCATGGTCTGGTACGATAACGAGTGGGGGTACTCCAATCGCCTGGTTGAGCTGGTAGCGGACGTCGGCCACTACCTCCAGCAGCCAGCGATGTCATAA
- a CDS encoding RelA/SpoT family protein: MTREELLHLAAPQYDEVPVLVLDSAIDYATKKHAGQKRKSGEPYITHPLAVAGILVEWGMDIDTVIAGVLHDTVEDTDATLDELESLFGRDIAFLVDGVTKVSQARAGMRSLDSYLPHTKDNLAKLMIAVGEDIRVIIIKLADRLHNMRTLQYMPRDKQKKIARETIEVFAPLADRLNMGRVRVQLEELSFRFLMPKDFQRTKSLMDSRLKKSQRKLAKVRRDVTARLQSEGLRFDMDGRVKSVYSLFKKLDRVGDIDKIYDLIALRIIVDDLATGYLVLGVLHEMYQPFYERIKDYVANPKPNGYQSLHTTVQTPTGQIVEFQIRTQDMHEYAERGLAASFHYNEQKMSDAYRQGRIAALPTDLAWIRDLQETAARAREGKAFNSEKFRMKLFEDRIFVYSPKGDIYDLPRGAFPLDYAYRIHSDIAAHASGFKVNGVMKPFTYELQHGDVVEVLTSKSAKPKPAWRDMVITPHAKTKLRMQLSKSGGVLAHLTGLTDGVSSLFRR; this comes from the coding sequence ATGACGCGGGAGGAATTACTACATCTAGCGGCGCCGCAGTACGATGAAGTACCGGTACTAGTGTTAGATAGCGCTATTGACTACGCCACCAAAAAGCATGCCGGGCAAAAGCGCAAGAGCGGCGAACCCTACATCACGCACCCGCTGGCGGTGGCTGGGATTTTGGTGGAATGGGGTATGGATATTGACACGGTGATCGCTGGCGTGCTGCATGATACGGTCGAGGATACCGATGCAACGCTGGATGAACTAGAAAGTTTGTTCGGCCGCGACATTGCCTTTTTGGTTGATGGTGTGACCAAGGTGTCGCAGGCACGCGCTGGTATGCGCAGCCTCGATAGCTATCTGCCGCACACCAAGGACAACCTCGCCAAGCTGATGATCGCGGTCGGCGAGGACATCCGAGTGATTATTATCAAGCTGGCGGATCGGCTACATAATATGCGCACGCTTCAATATATGCCGCGTGACAAGCAGAAGAAAATCGCCCGCGAGACAATTGAGGTGTTTGCGCCGTTGGCGGATCGGCTGAATATGGGGCGCGTCCGCGTACAATTAGAAGAGCTTAGTTTCCGATTCTTGATGCCCAAGGATTTTCAGCGCACCAAGAGTCTGATGGACAGCCGCCTGAAAAAAAGCCAGCGCAAACTCGCCAAAGTCCGCCGCGACGTTACGGCGCGCCTGCAGAGCGAGGGCCTACGGTTCGATATGGATGGCCGGGTCAAAAGCGTGTATAGCCTGTTCAAGAAGCTCGACCGCGTTGGCGATATTGATAAGATTTACGATCTGATTGCTCTGCGCATCATTGTTGATGATTTAGCGACCGGCTATCTGGTACTGGGCGTACTGCACGAGATGTACCAGCCGTTTTACGAGCGCATCAAAGATTACGTTGCCAACCCTAAACCGAACGGCTACCAAAGCTTGCACACGACAGTGCAAACGCCGACCGGACAAATTGTCGAATTCCAAATTCGTACCCAAGACATGCATGAATACGCCGAGCGTGGTTTGGCAGCCAGCTTTCATTATAACGAACAAAAGATGTCCGATGCCTACCGCCAGGGGCGAATCGCCGCGCTGCCGACGGATTTGGCATGGATTCGTGACCTGCAGGAAACGGCGGCCCGGGCCCGCGAGGGCAAGGCCTTTAATTCAGAAAAATTCCGCATGAAGCTGTTTGAGGATCGAATCTTCGTCTATTCGCCCAAAGGTGATATTTATGATCTGCCCCGCGGCGCCTTCCCGCTGGATTATGCCTACCGCATTCACTCCGACATCGCAGCGCACGCCAGCGGTTTTAAGGTCAATGGCGTTATGAAGCCGTTCACTTATGAATTACAACACGGCGACGTCGTCGAAGTCTTAACCAGCAAATCCGCCAAACCCAAACCAGCCTGGCGTGACATGGTCATCACGCCGCATGCCAAAACTAAGTTGCGCATGCAGCTGTCAAAAAGCGGCGGCGTGCTAGCACATCTAACCGGCTTAACTGACGGCGTTTCGTCGCTGTTTCGACGGTAA
- a CDS encoding inorganic pyrophosphatase, with protein MADFNQVLTPGNYQDGEVTVVVEIPAGSNHKIEWDRNVGVMRLDRVDPAIFAKPTNYGFIPQTLDEDGDELDVLLVTDTPLTTGLVVEARILGVMKFVDDDEVDDKIIAVPSDDRHNGNAIQSLEDLPAQLIKQIEFHFNHYKDLKKPGSTIVKEFAGVDTAKQVVAAAIERWNEQA; from the coding sequence ATGGCAGACTTTAACCAAGTATTAACCCCGGGAAACTATCAGGACGGCGAAGTTACCGTTGTCGTGGAGATTCCGGCTGGGTCAAATCATAAAATTGAATGGGATCGGAACGTCGGTGTTATGCGGCTGGACCGGGTTGATCCAGCGATTTTTGCCAAGCCAACTAATTATGGTTTCATCCCGCAGACATTGGATGAAGACGGCGATGAGCTGGATGTACTGTTGGTGACTGACACGCCGCTGACGACTGGGTTGGTGGTCGAGGCGCGAATCCTTGGCGTGATGAAGTTTGTCGATGACGATGAGGTCGATGATAAAATTATCGCGGTGCCGAGCGACGATCGCCACAATGGTAACGCCATTCAGTCGCTGGAGGATCTGCCGGCGCAGCTGATTAAGCAAATTGAATTCCATTTTAATCACTACAAGGATCTGAAAAAGCCAGGCTCGACCATTGTCAAAGAATTTGCCGGCGTTGATACTGCCAAGCAGGTTGTGGCGGCGGCGATTGAGCGCTGGAACGAGCAGGCGTAA
- a CDS encoding FAD-dependent oxidoreductase: protein MSKEVIIVGAGPSALTAAIYLSREDVPTTLYERGVVGGMAAITDQIDNYPGFAEGVTGMKLASELQQQAERFGAEIEYGDVTALKQVDGELELTVDSQPVRAKAVLLATGSNHRKLGVPGEDELYGRGVHYCATCDGAFYRDKCLIVVGGGNSAVQEAIFLTRYASHVDLLVRSKLRASDVLQRELQKYVDAGKITVHLGATTDEIIVKDDKFYGVTSTQDGEQKEFTADGLFVFIGLIPNTQFLKESDVELDLGGHIITDEHLHTNIPGVFASGDVRSDATMQIASAVGEGAVAALQIREYLQEKAREE from the coding sequence ATGTCTAAGGAGGTTATCATTGTCGGCGCTGGCCCAAGTGCGCTGACGGCCGCAATTTACCTATCGCGCGAAGACGTGCCGACAACACTATACGAACGCGGCGTGGTTGGCGGTATGGCGGCCATCACTGATCAAATCGATAATTATCCAGGGTTTGCCGAGGGTGTGACCGGTATGAAATTGGCGTCCGAGCTGCAGCAGCAGGCTGAGCGATTCGGTGCGGAGATCGAGTACGGCGACGTGACGGCCCTGAAGCAAGTTGACGGCGAATTGGAATTGACGGTCGATAGTCAGCCGGTGCGCGCCAAAGCGGTGCTGCTGGCGACCGGCTCAAATCACCGCAAGCTGGGCGTGCCGGGTGAAGATGAATTGTACGGCCGCGGCGTACACTACTGTGCGACGTGCGACGGTGCATTTTACCGCGACAAGTGCTTGATCGTCGTTGGCGGCGGCAACTCGGCGGTGCAGGAAGCGATATTTTTGACTCGTTACGCCAGCCACGTTGACCTATTGGTGCGCAGTAAATTACGCGCCAGCGATGTCTTGCAGAGGGAGCTGCAAAAATATGTTGATGCAGGCAAAATAACCGTCCACCTTGGCGCGACAACCGATGAAATTATTGTGAAGGACGACAAATTCTACGGCGTCACATCAACCCAAGACGGCGAGCAAAAAGAATTTACTGCAGATGGATTGTTCGTCTTTATCGGCCTCATTCCGAACACGCAGTTCTTGAAGGAGTCAGATGTTGAGCTGGACCTCGGAGGACACATCATCACCGACGAACATTTGCATACCAACATTCCTGGCGTCTTTGCTTCGGGTGACGTGCGTTCGGATGCAACTATGCAAATTGCTTCAGCGGTCGGCGAGGGTGCGGTTGCAGCCCTGCAAATTCGTGAATATTTACAAGAAAAAGCCAGAGAGGAGTAG
- a CDS encoding ATP-binding cassette domain-containing protein, with product MKPLIHMLRYARGMGRYYIGVSISSVVVALTGIAVPFVISRATSLMVEVVEGGNVGIEQAIFLALVLLALDVTNTMVRNLGGYWGDVMATRLKQQLSTRYYHHLLGLPQSYFDGELTGTIINRLNRAITETTNFLNMFANNFFQMLLTTGITIGIVLVYSLELAAMVVIMYPLFMWLTALTSKKWQTFQNRKNHKTDMASGRFAEVIAQIKVVKSYVRESLEYRHFAKRYRKTIAITRKQSRYWHSMDIVRGVVLSVIFFMIFAYIFVQTTERRFSIGDMVLLITLINNLRMPLFNMSFIVDNFQKALAGSRDFVGVMTLRPAIEDVPHAPELVVSRGAVEFRNVSFRYASAMQKPVLTDISFTLRPGEHVALVSESGGGKTTLTNLLMRLYQPDSGEIMIDDVAIDVVQQKSLRRHIATVFQEPALFSGTIRENIAYGADEPTDEQVIAAAKAANAHDFISELDKGYDTQIGERGLKLSGGQKQRIAIARAVLKDAPILILDEATSNLDSKSEHLVQQALERLMKGRTTLIIAHRLSTIATVDRIVTLKHGRVDEIGTPKQLAKSGGIYANLLKLQRTAGVGIDDELARYDIAAERKH from the coding sequence ATGAAGCCGCTGATTCACATGCTCCGATATGCACGCGGCATGGGCAGATACTACATCGGGGTTAGTATTAGCTCAGTTGTTGTGGCGCTGACCGGCATTGCGGTGCCGTTCGTGATTTCGCGGGCGACCAGCTTAATGGTCGAAGTGGTTGAGGGCGGCAATGTAGGAATTGAGCAGGCGATTTTCTTGGCGCTGGTGCTGCTGGCGCTTGACGTGACGAATACGATGGTGCGAAACCTTGGCGGTTACTGGGGCGACGTGATGGCAACGCGGCTCAAGCAGCAGCTATCGACGCGGTACTATCATCACTTGCTTGGCTTGCCGCAAAGTTATTTTGATGGCGAGCTGACTGGGACGATTATCAATCGCCTCAACCGCGCGATTACCGAAACGACGAATTTCCTGAACATGTTTGCCAATAACTTTTTCCAAATGCTGCTCACGACGGGCATCACCATCGGTATCGTTCTGGTGTACAGCCTGGAGCTGGCGGCAATGGTGGTCATCATGTATCCGCTATTTATGTGGCTGACGGCGCTAACCAGCAAGAAATGGCAGACCTTTCAGAACCGTAAAAATCACAAAACGGATATGGCCAGCGGCCGGTTTGCCGAAGTCATTGCTCAGATCAAAGTCGTCAAAAGCTATGTCCGCGAGTCGCTCGAATATCGTCATTTTGCCAAGCGTTACCGCAAAACAATTGCCATCACGCGCAAGCAATCGCGCTATTGGCACAGCATGGACATTGTGCGCGGCGTGGTGCTGTCGGTCATCTTCTTTATGATTTTTGCCTACATTTTTGTGCAGACGACCGAACGGCGCTTTTCGATCGGCGATATGGTGCTGCTGATCACGCTGATTAATAATTTGCGGATGCCGCTGTTTAACATGAGTTTCATCGTTGATAATTTCCAAAAAGCTCTGGCCGGGAGTCGGGATTTTGTTGGTGTAATGACGCTGCGTCCAGCGATTGAAGATGTGCCTCACGCGCCGGAATTAGTCGTGAGCCGCGGGGCGGTCGAATTTCGCAATGTCTCGTTTCGCTACGCCTCTGCCATGCAAAAACCAGTGTTGACCGACATCTCGTTTACGCTTCGTCCCGGTGAGCATGTCGCTCTCGTCAGCGAGTCGGGCGGCGGCAAGACCACTTTAACGAACTTGCTGATGCGCCTGTATCAGCCAGACAGTGGTGAGATTATGATTGATGATGTGGCAATTGATGTGGTGCAGCAAAAGAGCTTGCGTCGCCACATTGCCACGGTGTTTCAGGAGCCAGCGCTCTTTTCCGGCACAATTCGTGAAAATATCGCCTATGGCGCCGACGAGCCGACGGATGAGCAAGTGATTGCCGCCGCCAAGGCCGCCAACGCGCACGACTTCATCAGTGAGCTTGACAAAGGGTACGACACGCAAATTGGCGAGCGTGGCCTCAAGCTGTCCGGCGGTCAAAAGCAGCGCATTGCCATCGCGCGGGCGGTACTCAAGGATGCGCCAATTCTCATTCTCGACGAGGCAACAAGCAATCTCGACAGCAAGAGCGAGCATCTAGTGCAGCAGGCGCTGGAGCGGCTGATGAAGGGGCGAACGACGCTGATTATCGCTCACCGGCTGAGTACCATCGCTACGGTGGATCGGATCGTGACGCTAAAACATGGCCGGGTCGACGAGATTGGTACGCCGAAACAGTTGGCAAAATCGGGCGGTATTTATGCTAATTTGCTCAAGCTACAGCGGACAGCTGGCGTGGGGATTGATGATGAGCTGGCACGTTATGACATTGCGGCCGAGAGGAAACATTGA